The nucleotide window GGAACATGGTGTAAACTTTCTCGTCTTTGGGCTTCTCGCCTGCATGGAGCTTCTTCTCCTCAATCGCAGTCCAGCCAGAAAAAGTGATCTCTTCTAGTTCCATAGTCGGTATCTGTGGAAGTTATATTTATTTAATCCAAGGCAAAAGATAGCGTTATGGGGGGCCAAATATATCACGTAATcatatcctaataaaatacccaaTTGACAATGCCAAATACATTCTAAACGCTATACGAACCTGTTGGAAGTACAGCCAAATATAAAGTTGAGGCTATTGCACCGCATAGGATCACTATACTTTCACTTTTGATTCTCTAGTATGTCCTGTTATACAAACCCTTCTTTACTTTTCCATTCAAGTTCTTAAAGTGACACACACCCCTCGGCTTGTCATGCATTTAGCCAGCCTATAAGCCTATTTATTCTTCAAGAAATCGTTCCAACAACAAAAACTTAAAAGGAAAAAAAAGATGATACCACCGCTGAAAGTATCGTTTTTCATGTAGGCCTAACATTTCTTGAATAGAAAAATGCAATTGTTTCGGCAATGATCATAAGCTAGTCAAATGTATTCCAGAATACATGCACAGCCACAACTGCCGCCTTCTGTCCTTTTAAATCCCCATGAATAAAGGGCCTACTCAACCATGTTCTTCCTCAGTTTTTATTTCATTCAAACCTGTCATCACCCTTTAGATTGTAGGGTGAAGAAGTACATGTTGACCATTCCCTAGTTTTCTTTCTCATCTCATGGGCGCACTCGTTTTGCACCCCCGTGGACTCCAAACTGCGTAGgcgttacatgacctacagcatggtcaagcaagttaatgtttccgacattttcggacaactaaacaactattgatttagaaccatagagagttactgcaagtagcaaagaaaacaggagctgcttccactattccagcaccatttcatcatcatcaaatcacctctgcttagtctaatacagtgacaactaaaagataacgAAAACAATTTAGGCCAATCAACTTAAGCTAAATATGTGGCTTTCCATGGttctgatgtgtgtctgtgtgtgtgcattcatgcaagtagaaaaaacatgttgactcaccctacttgtagagaaacgtcaATACCACTATCCTTTCGTTCATGTTGACAAAACAGTCTATgattctgtcatacagtacacactgtttttgttgtcctacactacctggctaaaatgtttGCTCgatagcctaacttcctttcatgggcaacgttagctagttaacattagccttctacatttGGCTaaatattgaacttccatccacTCAGGCCGGGggtacaatgtatgaatttatggtgggatcagaatcgccgttatagtcactggccagtacggagaattaagtaaaaccacgaATCCCTATCGCCAATCATgtctaatttaggaaagggctaATTTTAGCTAGTGAACCACCGGAAAACAACACAACGatatgcaacaattcaagttgttttaGTCAATGACATATTTGATGTCGATGTGATGTGTTTGGAGTGAAGCCAATCCAATCTGGcttccctttaaaaaaaaaaattggtgcaccaggaccattcacagttgagttcACTCAGTTTtgctcaacactgattggctattattttattattataatttttttgaatcaagggaggccaaacgcTCGCTGGCTTTTCTAGCCTTCAACGCTACAGGCGGCCACAATGTCATACTATTTTTgaacagacagcatcagatagatggcctacacatacagagagagacagaagggctcTGCTTCGGAAGTCAAGTGCTTACTCCACTCACCCAGGCAACAGCCAGGGGACTGGGCAATGTAAAACGAGGTCACCCTATAAGTTCACAGAGAGGAGTGCCTTAAAATAAAGAATTTTCCCATCTGGCTATTTGCTCATCAGGCTATTCCTTTTATTGACATGTTCAAAGCAGAGCAATGAATACCATTAAAGATCCCACATTCGAAACTCCGTAACATGATGCACAGTCAAAAGGCCTGCATCATTACAGATAACAATTTTTATCCAACAGCAACATGTTTATGTGCAATGTGTTAAATACATGTTAAAAATGTATCTATGTCctcatctgtttttttttttttttttttacatgtctgATGTATTTATGTCTGTTTTGTGTATAATGTTTCCATGTTCACCTGCCTGGGGACTACAGATGGAAAGTAGCTATTAGCTAAATCTGGTGCGACATCATTTCTCAGTGCTATGAGACTTATGTTTTTGTTGTGCATTGTCCCTGCCAAATAAacgtaataaaataaaaatagatcaGCATAGTCATTGGACAAGAAGATAATCGTTGCACAGGTCCTTTGATCTTGTCCCTGAAGTGTCGAGTTGAATCTGACAAGCCTACTCCGATGAAAGTCTGGCTCAGTGACTGAATGAATCAATGCATACCCCTTTTCTTCATTTTCTCCCTGTTGAGTTGAGTCAATGCATGCCCCCTTTCTGCACCATATGAGTAAAGCGGTTTGTGATGGTGAGGGTGGTGTCAATGAAGCGCTCCACACAGCTAGCCAGGCACGTCTCCGTCCGGGAGTCCAGCTTGCTGCTCGGCTTATCCATGCATTTGTCCCAGCACACGTCGGTGAAGGTGTGCACCTACAAGAAACCGTCATAAACACAACACAAAATAAGTCTAATGTATTTAAAGGGATTACGCAATAGTTCACCTGCAAATAGCTATCTTTGATTATACTGTCTAAAGGTAAAGGAATACCATATAACCTTGAGAAAACTACATTTAAACATTTAAGTTTCACAAATGGGAATAGACTGGATAGAAGAATCGTCTTTTCCTTCATTTGATATTGAGACATAACTGAATGATCTGACTTTCAACCACTTTTAAGTCCAGAAAACAATAGGGAAATGTATTTGGGAGTGAACTAGCTAACTATCCCCAGTTTTTAAACCCAGAGAcgcaacatcgcgagacttccGGGAACTCTTGCGATAGACAAAACTGACCAGATCAGGGTTTGAGAAATCAATgagaaaagtaaaaaataaataatcttccatagtttttatttttctcgaaatctaaagaTGCAACCTAGATTCGAGCAAATGTCTTTAGTAGTTGAACTTGTTACTACTCCAACCTGACATGTTTTCATTTTCGTTTAAAACGACTTTATATCGAAGGAATGTCTTTGATTTCacggcctgcacatgcgcagttcgaCGCGAGACGACAGTTACACCCAATTACGTACGTATtattattaaatatatattttttacccctttttcgccACAATTTCGTATTCCTACGCATCagtttagctagccaacgtcgcctACAACTGTGATCGGGGATTTATTGGAAAAGCAGTTTtagcctatcttcatactgtagtGTCTTTGCTATCACTTTAAGATAGCTAGCTTGCTTAGTAGTTACATTAGCTACCTGTGCTTCAAACTGAGCTTTCTGTTGCTCGACTGCTATCATCCTCTGAAGTTCTGAGGCCTCAGCATTTTCAGACGCACTGGCAGAGGACAGGTCAAAAGCCATATTATCAATCAAGATATTATGAAAAAATGTAACGTGCAAGAGTCCAACAGAAAGCACTACTCTGCGACAACGGCAAATGTTCAATCAATACCGGAAGTATAGCGGGAAAGTCGATGTGACATCACCTTTCtattcttcttgttcttcttctatgaggtttaacggcggttggcatccaatttgttgcattaccgccacctattagactggagtacaactccctttTACTTTACTTGAAATAGAAAAATGTACTaaataaataccctaccatctaacactataCGCACTAATTtcaaaattatataaaataaaatgaacaCCCCCCTACTCCACTAATTAAATGTATGTATTCCTGCCTCATGCCATCACCCTGAATGGATGGGACATCACCACTTAACACATCCTGTAACTCTTCTGCTGTAAAGTGTTGcgcacccaaatacctctctgaagctgccaccacaacctcaattttctgaGACTTCCgatccatccctgcagtacaattaataaccattgctataaatgctaaaaacCCAATCTTAATTAAACGTATTTTACtttttggcctatccctctgtactggtatatctctactactctcaccaccCCTCCCCCTTAACCCATCTTCATCtattttcttcactgcctcagcatatgacaacttctgctctactctaaccctggaaacctcaacctgcctctctcacatGGGACATTTCTGATCCTCAGCTCCATGGGCACAActacaattaacacattccactactttccccaatactacacattcctttgtctaaTGCCCTTCTGCACATTTCTCACACCTTGgaccctccctcctacacactgctgccacatgctcataagcttgacacctgtaacatctTAACGTATTCGGCACATACACTcgtacaggataacttatatatcctaactTCACTTTGTCAGGCAAagactcaacttcaaaactcaaaagaacagacaatgactcttctgtttccCCACTCTCGCCACCCTGTCTGCATCGCATCAAACGACAAGCATCACATACACCGGAAATCTTTGACCTCAACTGGTCAACGTTTATATCTACTGCTACCCCAGTCATCACTCCTTTCATTGGTGCCTTTTTATTGAAAACGAAACACTTTGCTTACCCTCATTTGTTTTACTTCAAGAGCATTCTTCCTCTGCCCAACTGAAACATAAACAATTATCACTAGACCACTTCTAgttaccctcaccgattccacaTGACCCAACTCTTTTTTCACCCACggtgaaaccacaaatggatcagccaaaaggcaagagTCCACTTTCTCCATaaacttcactcctactgtcacagactcTTCATCCTGATCATTGGTGCATACCTCGGTCTCCGATTACTTTACCGCAACTACCACCTCCGATACTtcaccctcattcacttccatttctcctcctgtcttcagctccctctgcttacactttctaccattcttctttaacaaaccatctccctttttcccaccatttttatCTGACTCAAGCTCATCCTCTTCATCCCTCACTCGCTTAGaccacttctccctctctttttccctccattcctcctccatttgTCTCGGCATTGCTTTCCACATGCAAATAATTAACACaaagcattttttatttattcctttttatttcacctttatttaaccaggtaggccagttgagaacaagttctcatttacaactgcgacctggacaagataaagcaaagcagtgcgacaaaaacaataacatagagttacacatgggataaacaaagtacagtcaataacacaatagaaaatttgattacagtgtgtgcaaatgaagtaaggaggtaaggcaataaataggccatagtggcgaagtaattacaatttagcaattcacactggagtgatagatgtgcagatgaggatgtgcaagtataaatactggtataaatactggtgtgcaaaagagcagaaaaaaacaaaaaacaaatatggggtgaggtaggtacttatttacagatgggccttgtacagctgcagcgatctaagctgctctgatagccgatgcttgaagttagtgagggagatataagtctccaacttcagtgattttcgcaatttgttccagtcattggcagcagagaactggaaggaaaggcggccaaagaggtgttggctttggggatgaccagtgaagtATACCTGCTGGCgcacgtgctacgagtgggtgttactatggtgaccagtgagctgagataaggtggagctttacccagcaaagacttatagatgacctggagccagtgggtttgacgacgaataggtagcgaggaccagccaacgagaacatacaggtcgcagtggtgggtagcagtggtggggctttggtgacaaacggatggcactgtgatagactgcatccaatttgctgagtagagtgttggaggcgattttgtaaatgacatcgccggatcggcaggatagtcagttttacgagggtatgttttgcagcatgagtgaaggaggctttgttgcgaaataggaagacgattctagatttaactttggattggagatgcttaatgtgagtctggaaggagagtttacagtctaagcagacacctaggtatttatagttgtccaaagaagggccagatgtatacataatggtgtcatctgcgtagaggtggatcaaagaatcacccgcagcaagagcgacatcattaatatatacagagaaaagagtaccCCATAGAGGCGCCAGCTTCCCGTCGTCCCAAGACTCTCCTCAGCCCCACCTCTGACATCACTTGTAACTTTgcttccattttttttatttacacaTTTTTACCATGATGCATTCAATAGATATTACGTTTTAGAATATCATAATGTGCCTTTCATAGTCTTAGTTTCTCAAATGTTGAAAAATAAGTGTAcagcacagtaggtggcagcaGAGATCTTCATAAAGGTCTCTGTAGACAAGTAGACAAGTATCGCTGGTCAAAACAACATTTAATTTATACTCCGGTGGAATGTCTGTAGACTGTCACTCAACTGTCAGACATGAAAAAAGTTTGAGACTTTAAGTCTCTGGGAATGTCCATTGTAGTGGTTACCAGACTTCCACAGCAGCCGACCAAATCCTCTTGTTACATACATGAGTTATACAATTCTTGTATAGAATGAATTACTTTTATTTCGCCACACTGTGGCAGTACGTTATTTTATGTAAGCTCTCCATTTAAATTATGTTGTTGTGGGTTTATTTCCCATTAATAATGAATCAAAAGTAGCTGAAGTCAAGATGTTGTCAGCTATActctggtcattatttgaacttgCTAGCTTGGAGCAACggaccaaaacattgtttagaaatcTTGCTTTTAGTTGCGTGGCTTGCTAGGTTGACATTTACTGAATTCATTTTTAAATGGATGGGttggtttattggtgttaaaatagagAAGGTATGCTCTTTGTAGCACCGGGCTGCTGATGTAATGCAGAGGCTGTcattttgtgtttatactttttttaAACGACAATATAATGTTTATGATGTCactacaacaattgtttacagacatgttGATAGATGGACTGTAAACCAGCCTTTAAGCGCGCGTAAATTGGAAAGTGATTCCTTTTTATGCATTTTTCTCTCTttgcgtattctgaccttgaattcaCGCGCTATTCGTTCGGGGTGGAAATCTAAGAAATAAAGGAAGGTGTGGCAGAGGTGTCAACAGATAAGCCCTATTTCTTATcttgacttaattccctcataattACACCACCTTTACGCGTCATTGTCGAGGTCCAAGTACCGGTTCCAAATGGTAAAGCATCTACATTATTTTTCCCGATAAAAATGACAGCAttttccatgcactgtaatttataaaTGGATTaaagctattgataagagctaggtattTGAGAAATCCGTTAGTTGTTTTAGAGGATTTTACCTTCTAATCTCTGAAAACGAACGTGAAACCAGCCATATGGAAGCTTACTGAAAATAATTTCAACATGACATCTATTGCGGCCCCTTTTCCACTGTGAAATAGGGGCTATAAATACCTGTGCCGTTATTCAGAATTGTAATTGTGTGCCCTCATAAGGAGAAATAAGGAGAAATATGGACTTCAATATTGGCTTCAGTAGGGTTGAACCTCCAGAGTTGATGTATGCGCTTTAGAACGTTTAATTATAGCCTATGCCCGGGCATTTCTCCTTTTTATTTTACAattatcatgttaaatattagccgcTATCGGGAGCCAcagacaaaaggaatacctatgtgagaatgctgttcattgactacagctcagcgttcaacaccattgttccCACAAATCTCATCACaacgctaaggaccctgggactgaacacctccctctgcaactg belongs to Salvelinus alpinus chromosome 28, SLU_Salpinus.1, whole genome shotgun sequence and includes:
- the timm8b gene encoding mitochondrial import inner membrane translocase subunit Tim8 B, with protein sequence MAFDLSSASASENAEASELQRMIAVEQQKAQFEAQVHTFTDVCWDKCMDKPSSKLDSRTETCLASCVERFIDTTLTITNRFTHMVQKGGMH